The following are encoded in a window of Natronoarchaeum philippinense genomic DNA:
- a CDS encoding aspartate aminotransferase family protein, with protein MSGFIFNEKPIQIESGDGPYLYDDGGNEFLDMGASYACVPLGHSHDAVDAAVRDQLDDLTYVQASYPVESRTAIYELLAETAPDGIDKTWLCNSGTEANEAALKFARSATGDSKIVATMQGFHGRTMGSLATTWKNKYKEPYEPLIGDVEFVPYNDPEALGEAVDADTAAVIVEPIQGEGGINPAEKSFLEAAREETEANDAALIFDEVQTGMGRTGTLWAAEQSGVVPDILTSAKGLGNGFPIGATLCRDWIAENYGSHASTFSGGPVISAAAEATVSTIVDEEVPAHAAEVGSYLREEIEAELGDTVRDVRGEGLMVGVEVKRGSNRLLKQLALNHGILALPAGRSVLRLLPPLTIEREHADQVVDALVDELGDGS; from the coding sequence ATGAGCGGATTCATTTTCAACGAGAAGCCGATCCAGATCGAATCGGGCGACGGACCGTACCTGTACGACGACGGCGGCAACGAGTTCCTCGACATGGGCGCCAGTTACGCCTGCGTCCCGCTGGGACACAGCCACGACGCCGTCGACGCCGCGGTGCGCGACCAACTGGACGACCTGACCTACGTGCAGGCGTCCTACCCGGTCGAGTCCCGGACGGCGATCTACGAGTTGCTGGCCGAGACGGCGCCCGACGGCATCGACAAGACGTGGCTCTGTAACTCCGGCACCGAGGCCAACGAGGCCGCGCTGAAGTTCGCCCGGAGCGCAACGGGCGACTCGAAGATCGTCGCCACGATGCAGGGGTTCCACGGCCGGACGATGGGCTCGCTGGCGACCACCTGGAAGAACAAGTACAAGGAGCCCTACGAGCCGCTGATCGGCGACGTGGAGTTCGTTCCCTACAACGATCCCGAGGCGCTGGGCGAGGCGGTCGACGCCGACACCGCCGCGGTGATCGTCGAACCGATCCAGGGCGAAGGCGGCATCAACCCCGCCGAGAAGTCCTTCCTCGAAGCCGCTCGCGAGGAGACCGAGGCTAACGACGCCGCCTTGATCTTCGACGAGGTCCAGACCGGCATGGGCCGGACGGGCACGCTGTGGGCCGCCGAGCAGAGCGGCGTCGTCCCGGACATCCTCACCAGCGCGAAGGGACTGGGCAACGGCTTCCCGATCGGTGCGACGCTGTGTCGCGACTGGATCGCCGAGAACTACGGCTCGCACGCCTCGACGTTCTCGGGCGGCCCCGTCATCAGCGCCGCCGCCGAGGCGACCGTCTCGACGATCGTCGACGAAGAGGTCCCCGCCCACGCCGCGGAAGTCGGCTCGTACCTGCGCGAGGAGATCGAGGCCGAACTCGGCGACACGGTGCGGGACGTTCGCGGCGAGGGGCTCATGGTCGGCGTCGAGGTCAAGCGCGGCTCGAATCGCTTACTCAAGCAGCTCGCGCTGAACCACGGCATCCTCGCGCTGCCCGCGGGCCGGTCGGTGCTCCGACTGCTGCCGCCGCTGACCATCGAGCGCGAGCACGCCGATCAGGTGGTCGACGCGCTGGTCGACGAACTGGGTGATGGCTCGTGA
- a CDS encoding acetylglutamate/acetylaminoadipate kinase — protein MTTVLKIGGARAVDPAGALADVAELVSQGEDVVVVHGGSTAVDDTLEALGEEPTYVETPGGVVGRFTDERTMEVFEMVLPGKLNTDLTEALQNQGVNAVGLSGVDGKVLSGRRKSAVRVVEDGKKKIKRGDHSGKITDVNADLLETLLAGEYTPVVTVPMLGEEKSGGYTAVNADADRAAAAVAGALDATLVVLTDVPGILEDPEDESTLIETADDPAGLELIEDAAEGFMTKKVMAAKEALSDGADEVVVADANAEEPVLSAVDGGGTHIAASALADDADAEPEAETEQ, from the coding sequence ATGACAACGGTACTCAAGATCGGCGGCGCGCGCGCGGTCGACCCCGCGGGAGCGCTGGCCGACGTTGCGGAACTCGTATCGCAGGGCGAAGACGTGGTGGTCGTCCACGGCGGCTCGACGGCCGTCGACGACACGCTCGAAGCACTCGGCGAGGAGCCGACCTACGTCGAGACGCCGGGCGGCGTCGTCGGACGGTTCACCGACGAGCGCACGATGGAAGTGTTCGAGATGGTGCTGCCGGGCAAGCTCAACACCGACCTCACCGAGGCGCTGCAGAATCAGGGCGTCAACGCGGTCGGGCTCTCCGGCGTCGACGGGAAGGTGCTCTCGGGCCGCCGGAAGTCGGCCGTGCGCGTCGTCGAGGACGGCAAGAAGAAGATCAAGCGCGGCGACCACTCCGGCAAGATCACCGATGTCAACGCCGATCTGCTGGAGACGCTGCTTGCCGGCGAGTACACCCCCGTCGTCACGGTGCCGATGCTCGGCGAAGAGAAGTCGGGCGGGTACACTGCCGTCAACGCCGACGCCGACCGCGCCGCTGCGGCCGTCGCGGGCGCGCTCGACGCCACGCTGGTCGTGCTGACGGACGTGCCCGGCATCCTCGAAGATCCCGAGGACGAGTCGACGCTGATCGAGACGGCCGACGACCCCGCCGGGCTCGAACTGATCGAGGACGCCGCTGAAGGGTTCATGACCAAGAAGGTCATGGCCGCCAAGGAAGCCCTCTCGGACGGTGCCGACGAGGTCGTCGTCGCGGACGCCAACGCCGAGGAGCCGGTGCTGTCGGCCGTCGATGGCGGCGGCACGCACATCGCGGCGAGCGCGCTTGCAGACGATGCGGACGCCGAACCAGAAGCGGAGACAGAACAATGA
- the argC gene encoding N-acetyl-gamma-glutamyl-phosphate reductase, producing the protein MSADDEAALTAGVVGASGFTGGELLRLLAGHPEFEIAQATSRSYTGKSVGSVHPNLRGTHSDLRFTDPEELESVDVLFTATPHGVSMGQIDEFQAAADTVVDLSADFRLDAEAQYDEWYDGHDRPELLAEAEYALPEINRENLKGAELIASGGCNATATILGLHPLIEDGVLDGSEQVVVDVKVGSSEGGAGGGDASSHPERSGVVRPYAPTGHRHEAEIEQFLGLDVSFTCHAVDMTRGASATAHVFPNGPVSKGDLWSAYRGAYEDEPFMRMAAGGSGVYRYPEPKAVAGTNYGEVGFELDPSNKRVVVFSAIDNMMKGSAGQAVHAANVALGIEETAGLEFQGLHPVGAP; encoded by the coding sequence ATGAGCGCCGACGACGAGGCGGCGCTCACGGCGGGCGTCGTCGGCGCGAGCGGCTTCACCGGCGGCGAGTTGCTACGGTTGCTCGCGGGCCATCCCGAGTTCGAGATCGCGCAGGCGACCAGCCGGTCCTACACCGGGAAGTCCGTCGGATCGGTCCATCCGAACCTGCGTGGCACTCACTCGGATCTGCGCTTTACCGACCCCGAGGAGTTAGAGAGCGTCGACGTGCTCTTTACCGCGACGCCACACGGCGTCTCGATGGGCCAGATCGACGAGTTCCAAGCGGCCGCCGACACCGTCGTCGACCTCTCGGCTGACTTCCGACTCGACGCCGAAGCGCAGTACGACGAATGGTACGACGGCCACGACCGCCCCGAACTGCTCGCGGAAGCCGAGTACGCGCTTCCCGAGATCAACCGCGAGAACCTGAAAGGTGCGGAACTGATCGCATCAGGGGGCTGTAACGCCACGGCGACGATCCTCGGCCTGCACCCGCTGATCGAGGACGGCGTGCTCGACGGCTCCGAGCAGGTCGTCGTCGACGTGAAGGTCGGTTCCTCGGAGGGCGGCGCCGGCGGCGGCGACGCCTCCAGCCATCCCGAGCGCTCGGGCGTCGTCCGCCCCTACGCGCCGACGGGCCACCGCCACGAGGCCGAAATCGAACAGTTCCTCGGCCTCGACGTGTCGTTCACCTGCCACGCGGTCGACATGACCCGCGGCGCATCGGCGACGGCACACGTGTTCCCGAACGGGCCCGTCTCGAAGGGCGACCTCTGGAGCGCCTACCGTGGCGCCTACGAGGACGAGCCGTTCATGCGCATGGCCGCGGGCGGGAGCGGCGTCTACCGCTACCCCGAGCCCAAGGCCGTCGCGGGCACCAACTACGGCGAAGTCGGCTTCGAGCTCGACCCCTCGAACAAGCGCGTGGTCGTGTTCTCGGCCATCGACAACATGATGAAGGGATCGGCCGGGCAGGCCGTCCACGCCGCCAACGTCGCGCTCGGCATCGAGGAGACCGCCGGGCTGGAGTTCCAAGGGCTCCACCCAGTCGGCGCGCCGTAG
- the lysX gene encoding lysine biosynthesis protein LysX has product MNVGLLYSRIRKDEKLLLSELRDRGHEVTKIDVRDQQFSLSDAPEAFEDVDIVLDRCLATSRSLYATQFCEAYDVPVVNAPETAEICADKVKNSLALEQAGVPTPNTEVSFTKESAMQSIEKFGYPCVLKPVVGSWGRLMAKIDSRSAAEAVLEHKATLGHYEHKVFYVQEFVEKPGRDIRVLATDGEPVAAMVRSSDHWLTNAAQGAETEAFELDEEAKRLVEEASEAVGNGLLGVDLMEVGVDEEGEPTGYTVHEVNHTVEFKALADATDIDVAAEVVDWLEAKAEAETEVTAQ; this is encoded by the coding sequence GTGAACGTCGGACTGCTCTACTCTAGGATCCGCAAGGACGAGAAACTGCTGCTCTCGGAGCTGCGCGACCGTGGCCACGAGGTCACGAAGATCGACGTGCGCGACCAGCAGTTCTCGCTCAGCGACGCCCCCGAAGCGTTCGAGGACGTCGACATCGTGCTCGATCGCTGTCTGGCGACCAGCCGGAGTCTCTACGCCACGCAGTTCTGCGAGGCCTACGACGTGCCGGTCGTCAACGCGCCCGAGACCGCTGAGATCTGCGCCGACAAGGTGAAAAACAGCTTGGCGCTGGAGCAGGCGGGCGTCCCGACGCCCAACACCGAAGTCTCCTTCACCAAGGAGTCGGCGATGCAGTCGATCGAGAAGTTCGGCTACCCCTGTGTCCTCAAGCCCGTCGTCGGGTCGTGGGGCCGCCTGATGGCCAAGATCGACTCCCGCAGCGCCGCCGAAGCGGTGCTCGAACACAAGGCGACGCTGGGCCACTACGAGCACAAGGTGTTCTACGTCCAAGAGTTCGTCGAGAAGCCCGGCCGTGACATCCGCGTGCTGGCGACCGACGGCGAACCCGTCGCCGCGATGGTTCGCTCCTCGGACCACTGGCTGACCAACGCCGCACAGGGCGCCGAAACCGAGGCCTTCGAACTCGACGAGGAGGCCAAGCGGCTGGTCGAGGAGGCCAGCGAAGCGGTCGGAAACGGCCTGCTCGGCGTCGACCTGATGGAGGTCGGCGTCGACGAGGAGGGTGAGCCAACCGGCTACACCGTCCACGAGGTCAACCACACCGTCGAGTTCAAGGCGCTCGCCGATGCCACCGACATCGATGTCGCCGCGGAAGTCGTCGACTGGCTGGAAGCGAAAGCCGAGGCCGAAACCGAGGTGACCGCACAATGA
- the lysW gene encoding lysine biosynthesis protein LysW produces the protein MAECVECGAEVSLHDNLEVGEIVDCTTCGAELEVTDTNPPVLEKAPELEEDWGE, from the coding sequence ATGGCAGAATGCGTCGAATGCGGGGCCGAGGTGTCCCTGCACGACAACCTCGAAGTTGGAGAGATCGTCGACTGTACGACCTGCGGCGCCGAGCTGGAGGTCACCGACACCAACCCACCAGTCCTCGAGAAGGCCCCCGAGCTGGAAGAGGACTGGGGGGAGTAA
- the argH gene encoding argininosuccinate lyase: protein MTERTPDSETESGDVVRRDRFSGGPAREFLSSMDADRRIFAADVAVDRAHVVMLAEQGIIEADVAGEILDALDDIEAAGHGALPEGEDVHAAIETAVIERVGADGGKMHTARSRNDEVATCIRHRLREDLLDAAETTVALREALLEVAAEHTDTVMPGYTHLQPAQPTTAAHWLCSYEQAIARDTERLLDAYGRVNRSPLGAAAFAGTTFDIDRERTAELLGFESVVGNSMDASSTRDFLLESVSALAALATTLSGIAEDVVLFANRGFVELDDDYASTSSIMPQKKNPDTLELVRSTAGDAAAGVNGLLTTLKGLPRAYNRDLQNATPYAWETVDAVVEAADVVGGAISTAEWPEDALADAAGEGFSTATGVADLLAAHGLPFRTAHEVVAVASEKGADLQAVEAAAEEVLDEPLSEYVDPAAVEAALDPAESVASRDSVGGPAPAAVASHLDRATDGVDADATAVDERRTTLADAEDLLDDEVSEYV, encoded by the coding sequence ATGACAGAGAGGACTCCAGATTCCGAGACAGAGTCGGGCGACGTGGTGCGCAGGGACCGCTTTAGCGGCGGGCCCGCCCGGGAGTTCCTCTCCTCGATGGACGCCGATCGGCGGATCTTCGCCGCCGACGTGGCGGTCGATCGCGCGCACGTGGTGATGCTTGCAGAACAGGGGATTATCGAGGCCGACGTGGCCGGCGAGATCCTCGACGCCCTCGACGACATCGAAGCTGCGGGCCACGGCGCCCTGCCCGAGGGCGAGGACGTTCACGCGGCGATCGAGACGGCCGTGATCGAGCGCGTCGGCGCCGACGGCGGCAAGATGCACACCGCCCGCTCGCGCAACGACGAAGTGGCGACCTGCATCCGCCATCGCCTGCGCGAGGACCTGCTCGACGCCGCCGAGACGACCGTCGCGCTGCGCGAAGCGCTGCTGGAGGTCGCCGCTGAGCACACAGACACCGTGATGCCGGGCTACACGCACCTCCAGCCCGCCCAGCCGACGACGGCCGCCCACTGGCTCTGCTCGTACGAGCAGGCGATCGCTCGTGACACCGAGCGCCTGCTCGACGCCTACGGCCGAGTAAACCGCTCGCCGCTCGGCGCCGCGGCGTTCGCCGGCACGACGTTCGACATCGACCGCGAGCGCACCGCCGAGTTGCTCGGGTTCGAGTCGGTCGTCGGCAATTCGATGGACGCCTCCTCGACGCGGGACTTCCTGCTGGAGTCGGTGAGCGCGCTGGCCGCGCTGGCGACGACGCTGTCGGGGATCGCCGAGGACGTGGTGCTCTTCGCAAATCGCGGCTTCGTCGAGCTGGACGACGATTACGCCTCGACCTCGTCGATCATGCCCCAGAAAAAAAATCCCGACACGCTCGAACTGGTGCGCTCGACCGCGGGCGACGCCGCAGCGGGGGTCAACGGTCTGCTCACGACGCTGAAGGGACTGCCCCGCGCGTACAACCGCGACCTGCAGAACGCGACGCCGTACGCGTGGGAGACGGTCGACGCCGTCGTCGAGGCGGCCGACGTGGTCGGCGGGGCGATCAGCACCGCCGAGTGGCCCGAAGACGCGCTTGCCGACGCCGCCGGCGAAGGATTCTCGACGGCGACCGGCGTCGCGGACCTGCTCGCGGCCCACGGACTGCCGTTCCGGACGGCTCACGAGGTCGTTGCGGTGGCGTCCGAAAAGGGCGCGGACCTGCAGGCCGTCGAGGCCGCCGCCGAGGAAGTGCTCGACGAACCGCTGAGCGAGTACGTCGATCCCGCGGCCGTCGAGGCCGCGCTCGACCCCGCCGAAAGCGTCGCCTCGCGCGATTCCGTCGGCGGGCCAGCGCCGGCAGCCGTCGCGAGTCACCTCGACCGAGCGACCGACGGCGTCGACGCCGACGCGACGGCGGTCGACGAACGCCGGACGACGCTGGCCGACGCCGAAGACCTGCTCGACGACGAGGTGAGCGAGTATGTCTGA
- a CDS encoding argininosuccinate synthase — translation MERVALAFSGGLDTTVCVGLLEEEYGYDEVIGVTVDVGQPEEEFEEAEETAEALDVETHVVDAREEFATLCLDSLKANATYQGYPLGTAMARPVIANAILETAIENDCDAVAHGCTGKGNDQLRFEAVWRDSDLDVIAPVRELELTREWEMQYAEEHDLPVQSGNDGDWSIDTNLWSRSVEGADLEKPDYVPPEDIYEWTDAPGDADGTELVEIEFEDGEPVALDTVGETPTSPQPPAGDGDDLGPVELIEYLNELAGAYGVGRTDMMEDRMLGLKVRENYEHPAATVLLNAHEALEGLVLTQEEREFKSQIDQQWSKKAYQGLIDAPLVGALEGFIEETQSRVTGTVTIKLEGGSARAVGRESEYAAYSEDAASFNTETVEGQGITQKDATGVAKYHGFQGRLANSVVDGVDED, via the coding sequence ATGGAACGCGTGGCACTCGCATTTTCGGGCGGCCTCGACACGACCGTCTGTGTCGGACTGCTCGAAGAAGAGTACGGATACGACGAAGTGATCGGCGTCACCGTCGACGTCGGCCAGCCCGAAGAAGAGTTCGAGGAAGCCGAAGAGACTGCCGAAGCGCTCGACGTGGAGACCCACGTCGTCGACGCCCGAGAGGAGTTCGCCACGCTGTGCCTTGACTCGCTGAAAGCGAACGCGACCTATCAGGGCTACCCGCTGGGCACCGCGATGGCCCGTCCCGTGATCGCCAACGCGATTCTGGAGACCGCGATCGAGAACGACTGCGACGCCGTCGCTCACGGCTGTACCGGCAAGGGCAACGACCAGCTCCGGTTCGAGGCCGTCTGGCGCGACTCCGATCTCGACGTGATCGCGCCCGTACGCGAGCTCGAACTTACCCGCGAGTGGGAGATGCAGTACGCCGAGGAGCACGATCTGCCCGTCCAGAGCGGTAACGACGGCGACTGGTCGATCGACACGAACCTCTGGAGCCGCTCGGTCGAGGGCGCCGACCTAGAGAAGCCCGACTACGTCCCGCCGGAGGATATCTACGAGTGGACCGACGCTCCCGGCGACGCCGACGGCACCGAACTGGTCGAGATCGAGTTCGAGGACGGCGAGCCCGTCGCGCTCGACACCGTCGGGGAAACCCCGACGAGCCCCCAGCCGCCGGCTGGGGACGGCGACGATCTGGGCCCGGTCGAGCTGATCGAGTATCTCAACGAGCTGGCGGGCGCCTACGGCGTCGGTCGCACGGACATGATGGAAGACCGTATGCTCGGCCTCAAAGTCCGCGAGAACTACGAGCACCCCGCCGCGACAGTGCTGCTCAACGCCCACGAGGCGCTCGAAGGGCTCGTTCTCACCCAAGAGGAACGCGAGTTCAAGTCCCAGATCGACCAGCAGTGGTCGAAGAAGGCCTATCAGGGCCTGATCGACGCACCCCTCGTCGGCGCGCTTGAAGGCTTCATCGAGGAGACCCAGTCCCGCGTGACCGGTACGGTGACGATCAAGCTCGAAGGCGGCAGCGCCCGCGCGGTCGGCCGCGAGAGCGAGTACGCCGCGTACTCCGAGGACGCCGCCTCCTTCAACACCGAAACCGTCGAAGGACAGGGCATCACCCAGAAGGACGCCACTGGCGTCGCCAAGTACCACGGCTTCCAAGGTCGCTTGGCAAACTCCGTGGTCGACGGCGTCGACGAGGACTGA
- a CDS encoding DUF7345 domain-containing protein, with protein MTSTTHRAVAIALVAALTVGAVAPAASAQEQSGAAEPSMVVEVQDDGDAVVTLVSTYNLTEQAEQDAFESLQNDQSARENATRRYATRLDAVAENANGEVDREMEVPVEGASIDLERTGDVGVVRLSATWTNLAAVEDGKLVVSEPFASGYDTDRPFVLVAPGGYELSNATPAPDSQDGASATWDAGTSLDGFEATMSATDGGIADSLPGFGVGAAALGAAGAAAIGLRRRRG; from the coding sequence ATGACGTCAACGACACACAGAGCCGTCGCTATCGCACTCGTCGCCGCGCTAACGGTCGGGGCGGTCGCTCCGGCGGCGAGCGCACAAGAACAGTCCGGCGCCGCCGAGCCGTCGATGGTCGTCGAGGTACAGGACGACGGCGACGCCGTCGTCACGCTGGTCTCGACGTACAATCTGACCGAGCAGGCCGAACAGGACGCGTTCGAGTCGCTCCAGAACGACCAGAGCGCACGCGAGAACGCGACTCGGCGGTACGCGACCCGACTCGACGCCGTCGCGGAGAACGCCAACGGCGAGGTCGACAGGGAGATGGAAGTGCCCGTCGAGGGCGCGAGCATCGACCTCGAACGAACCGGCGATGTCGGCGTCGTCCGACTGAGCGCGACGTGGACGAACCTCGCGGCCGTCGAGGACGGTAAACTGGTCGTGTCCGAGCCGTTTGCGAGCGGCTACGATACCGACCGACCGTTCGTGCTCGTCGCACCCGGCGGGTACGAGCTCTCGAACGCGACGCCAGCCCCCGATTCGCAGGACGGGGCGAGCGCCACGTGGGACGCCGGCACGTCGCTCGACGGCTTCGAGGCGACGATGAGCGCCACCGACGGCGGCATCGCCGATAGCCTTCCCGGCTTCGGCGTCGGTGCCGCCGCCCTCGGCGCCGCCGGCGCGGCCGCGATCGGGCTTCGGCGTCGCCGCGGGTGA
- a CDS encoding helix-turn-helix transcriptional regulator: MQLRATAERDDERRGSRPASVAVALVLVLALVGGGITAGTAAAAGASSAASPSAERPAQLDAATAQAGGPPVGAAFQQEIDPDSVRLTVEVDANGTAHWQIEYWTELQTDNETEAFEQLQSDVAANPDEYTARFAQRMNQTVTSAENATGREMSAGEFGVSARTETIPQEYGVLTYTFTWGNFAVVDGERLRIGDAISGFFLNDQTRLLVAWPDGYDLVESRPDADERRDRAALWYGSQTDFVGDEPRVIVSSGDDSGTGGIADGGARGPVLWVGLALAVLALAGGGIALLGRDDEDGDDSTASVPSHDAADEPEDTASDEQPGAAGRGEEAAADAEPDGDAADDPPPDLLSNDERVRRALERNGGRMRQQELVEETGWTEAKTSQVVGEMREAGTIESFRLGRENVLKLPDEDDESSL; the protein is encoded by the coding sequence ATGCAGTTGAGAGCGACGGCCGAACGGGACGACGAGAGACGCGGGAGCCGACCAGCCTCGGTCGCGGTCGCGCTGGTACTGGTGCTCGCACTCGTCGGAGGGGGGATCACAGCGGGCACCGCGGCAGCCGCCGGTGCGAGTTCGGCGGCGTCGCCGAGCGCCGAGCGCCCGGCTCAGCTCGACGCCGCAACCGCCCAAGCCGGCGGGCCACCAGTCGGAGCGGCGTTCCAGCAGGAGATCGACCCCGACAGCGTTCGCCTGACCGTCGAGGTCGACGCGAACGGGACGGCCCACTGGCAGATCGAGTACTGGACTGAACTCCAGACCGACAACGAGACCGAGGCGTTCGAGCAGTTGCAGTCGGATGTCGCGGCCAACCCCGACGAGTACACCGCGCGCTTCGCCCAGCGGATGAACCAGACGGTCACGAGCGCCGAAAACGCCACCGGACGGGAGATGAGCGCCGGCGAGTTCGGCGTCAGCGCCCGTACAGAAACGATCCCACAGGAGTACGGCGTCCTGACCTACACGTTCACGTGGGGCAACTTCGCAGTCGTCGACGGCGAGCGGCTGCGGATCGGCGACGCCATCAGCGGCTTCTTCCTGAACGACCAGACGCGCCTGCTGGTCGCGTGGCCCGACGGGTACGACCTCGTCGAGTCGCGGCCGGACGCCGACGAGCGCCGCGACCGGGCGGCGCTCTGGTACGGCTCGCAGACCGACTTCGTCGGCGACGAGCCGCGCGTGATCGTCAGCTCCGGTGACGACAGCGGGACGGGCGGGATCGCCGACGGCGGTGCTCGCGGGCCGGTGCTTTGGGTCGGGCTGGCGCTCGCGGTGCTGGCGCTGGCCGGCGGCGGTATCGCGTTGCTGGGACGGGACGACGAGGACGGGGACGACTCGACGGCGTCTGTGCCGTCGCACGATGCCGCTGACGAACCGGAGGATACGGCGTCCGACGAACAGCCCGGCGCCGCGGGACGAGGAGAGGAGGCCGCGGCCGACGCCGAACCCGACGGCGACGCCGCGGACGACCCGCCGCCGGACCTGCTGAGCAACGACGAGCGCGTGCGGCGTGCGCTGGAGCGAAACGGCGGCCGCATGCGCCAGCAGGAACTGGTCGAAGAGACTGGCTGGACGGAGGCAAAGACCAGTCAGGTCGTCGGCGAGATGCGCGAGGCGGGGACGATCGAGTCGTTCCGACTCGGCCGCGAGAACGTCCTGAAGCTTCCCGACGAGGACGACGAAAGTAGTTTATAA
- the nirK gene encoding copper-containing nitrite reductase, which yields MFDTNRRRVLQGAGAMSGLALAGCTAEPAAEEPTNETDTQPQQTAPTLDADRVAADPTDIPGPIERNEPAEVDVTLRPEEVTAEVEDGVTFEYMTYNGQVPGPMIRVRQGDTINLTFENPAENSLPHNVDFHACYGPGGGAEATMTSPGETASLKFEAQYPGAFIYHCAVPNMDMHISAGMFGMILVEPKEGLPEVDEELYIGQHELYTDKETGAEGHHGFDMDAMAAEEPTYVVMNGEAYAMTPDGYGHAAELETDQTARVFMVTGGPNLTSSFHPIGNVWADLWAEGALSSDPDHNVQTKPVAPGSTAVATMEFPVPGTVKLVDHALSRTGRKGCMATVNATGEERPDLFDPEPQ from the coding sequence ATGTTCGACACCAACCGACGCCGCGTGCTGCAGGGGGCGGGCGCGATGTCCGGCCTCGCACTGGCGGGCTGTACGGCCGAACCGGCGGCAGAAGAACCGACCAACGAGACCGACACCCAGCCACAGCAGACCGCGCCGACGCTCGACGCCGACCGGGTCGCCGCCGATCCGACTGACATTCCCGGTCCGATCGAGCGGAACGAGCCCGCGGAGGTCGACGTGACGCTGCGTCCGGAAGAAGTGACCGCCGAGGTCGAAGACGGCGTCACGTTCGAGTACATGACCTACAACGGGCAGGTGCCCGGACCGATGATCCGGGTCCGACAGGGCGACACGATCAACCTTACCTTCGAGAACCCCGCCGAAAACAGCCTGCCCCACAACGTCGACTTCCACGCCTGTTACGGGCCGGGCGGCGGCGCCGAAGCGACGATGACCTCCCCGGGCGAGACGGCGAGCCTGAAGTTCGAGGCCCAGTACCCCGGCGCGTTCATCTACCACTGCGCCGTCCCGAACATGGACATGCACATCAGCGCGGGCATGTTCGGCATGATCCTCGTCGAGCCCAAGGAGGGCCTCCCAGAGGTCGACGAGGAACTGTACATCGGCCAGCACGAACTCTACACCGACAAAGAGACCGGCGCCGAGGGCCACCACGGGTTCGACATGGACGCGATGGCAGCCGAGGAGCCGACCTACGTCGTGATGAACGGCGAAGCCTACGCGATGACGCCCGACGGCTACGGCCACGCCGCCGAACTCGAAACGGACCAGACCGCCCGCGTGTTCATGGTCACCGGCGGCCCGAACCTCACCAGCAGCTTCCACCCGATCGGCAACGTCTGGGCCGATCTGTGGGCCGAAGGCGCGCTCAGCTCCGATCCCGATCACAACGTCCAGACCAAGCCGGTGGCGCCGGGCAGTACCGCCGTCGCCACGATGGAGTTCCCGGTGCCCGGAACGGTCAAGTTGGTCGACCACGCGCTCAGCCGGACCGGCCGGAAGGGCTGTATGGCGACGGTCAACGCGACGGGCGAGGAACGGCCGGACCTGTTCGATCCGGAACCGCAGTAG